AGCCGACCACTAGCATGAAGGCATTACTCGCACCAATACTGGAACAATACAAGCTTTCTGCCACACATCTCAATAATTTCATTGATATCTCGCACGGCGGACCGCAAGGATTTCTAATGAATAATTTGCTGCGCTTTCCGCGCGCAAAAACGGTAAGCGCCAGCTTCGGTACTGCTATTCACGCCGCATTGCAACGCGCCCACACTCACTTGAGTGCCACCGGCGAACGCCGCCCCGCCGAAGACGTCATTGGTGACTTTGTCCGCGAATTACACGACCAGCGCCTCAGCATAGACGAATTCAACCACTACGCTAAGCGCGGCACCGACGCACTTAGCAAATTTTTACATACTGAATACGACAGCTTCACGCCTGCGCAAAAAGCTGAGCTTAACTTCGCATCGCAAGGGGTCACGCTGGACGGCGCCCGCTTGACCGGCTCGCTTGACCTCGTTGATATCAACGACAACCATATCTTCGTGACAGACTACAAAACCGGCAAGCCAAGCACAAGCTGGACAGGGCGGGGCGATTACGAAAAAATCAAGCTGCACAAATACCGCCAACAGCTTATGTTCTATCAATTGCTCTGCCAGCACTCGCGCGATTACGCCGGCTACAAGTTTGACGGCGCGATTCTGCAGTTCGTTGAGCCGGACTCGCATGGCAATATTCACAGCCTCGACCAAACGTTCAGTGCTGAGGAGCTCGCACAATTCGCTATACTCATCGCCGCAGTCTGGCGCTGCATCATCACGCTTGAGCTGCCAGACGCGAGCGATTACTCCGCTGATTATAAGGGTATGCTGCAATTTGAGAAAGATTTAATCGCAGGAAACGAAGTAAGCGCACAGGACTAACTACCGTACGAATTACGCCGATCCACCCGCACGAAACGAGCCTAAGATATGCCCCGACCCAGCGCGCAGCAATTATTAAAAATATCCTAATTAGCTCGAATTATAGCAATAAACTTGACCAACTCTGCAGAGCATGGTACGATACAAATGCTCCAACCGAGCGAATCCTGGTAGCGCCCCAATGGGCGCACCCGAAACGCTCTGGTACGGGAGTGTTTTGTACGGGATTCGCCGACAATCTTGCCGACACTTCGGCGGGAAGGAGGTGCATGGCTCATGGGCTTCTTCTGGGAGGACACCTCCAGGGAGGCGTATGATAACGCCGACGAAGCTGTAAACCGGGGTAACCCTACCCCGGAACAGCGCCGCCTCAACGAGCGACGCGCTAAGGTCGCGGGTTCTTGGGGCGAAAAGGCTCGCGCCGCGCAGCGAGGCAAGCTGGGGAAGTACAAGAAGTAGCAGTACTTCTTCTCAATTGGTGGTCGAGTGCCTCGTACAGCACTTGAGAACACGGAGCGCCAAACTCCGTCCGCTCGTCTACCCAGACGTAAAACGGGTCGGGTTTGTGATTTCTTCCCGGTCGCTTCTGCGCAACAATGTGCAGGGCGGCAAAAGAAATCACCGGGCGCGTATGGCAACCGACTTACATAGGGCATTACTCCTTATGTAAGCTGTGGCGGATTCGATTCCCGCCGCGCCCACTGGGGTCGTTCGTCTTATCGGGGTGACGGACGACGGTGGTTAGCGGGAGCATAGCAACGATGCTACGCTCCCCGAGCATATGCTCCCACCCGGAGTGGAAGATCTTCCCTTCTTTCACTCCGCCCTTCCTCGTAGCTCCGGCATCACTGCCGTTTTGAGCCTCCCCCTATCTCAAGAACGAGATAGGGGCTTATTTATTTCCGTGGTACAATGACAAAGATGAAATCATTTTGGGATAAGCTGCCGCAACCATTTTTTGCGCTTGCGCCGATGGAAGCGGTGACAGACGTCGTATTCCGCCATGTCGTGCAGCGGGCAGGCGCACCTGACGTATTTTTCACCGAATTTGCTAATGCGACAGGCTGGGTACATGCCGGCGATAAAGCAATCGCCGGACGGCTACTTAAAACTGGCGACGAACACCCGCTAGTAGCGCAAATCTGGGGAGGGGAGCCGGGTGACATGGAACAATTCGCGGCGCATTGCGCGCGGCTTGGCTTCGACGGTATCGATATTAACATGGGTTGCCCGGCAAAAAGTGCTATCAAATCCGGTGGAGCAGCACTGATTCGCCGCCCAGACGTCGCAGTTGCCGCTATTCATGCCGCTAAGGCCGCTGGATTACCCGTCAGCGTCAAGACGCGGCTCGGCTACACACACGTCAATGAATGGCGCGAGTGGTTGCAAATATTATTAGAGCAGAACATCGTTAATCTAACTATTCACCTGCGGACGAAAAAAGAAATGAGTAAGGTGCCAGCGCATTATGAACTGATTGACGATATTGTCGCGCTGCGTAACGCGGTAGCGCCGCATACATTACTGACAATTAATGGCGACATACGCGACCGAGAGCATGGACTAGCGCTCGTATCTGAGCACCCCGGCGTCAACGGCATTATGATCGGACGGGGCGTGTTTGCGAACCCGTTTTGCTTCGCTGCAAACGACGCCGGGTGTTTGCATTCTCAGAACAATCTGGAGCAAAACGAAACTATTTCGACCAATAACGATAGCGCAGTAATTTGGTGCGCAGAATTATTTAGCCTCCTCAGCTACCATCTTGATCTCTTTGATCGCTACCAGCCGCAAACCGGACGTCCATTCGAAACTCTCAAACGCTTCTTCAAAATCTATATCAAAGGCTTCGACGGCGCAAAAGAACTGCGAGATCAGCTAATGCACACAGTCTCAACCGATGAAGTACGCCAGATCCTGCACCCTCATTCAACCGCTTGATAGAAATATTGATCAAAATCACAGGCAAATAGCGCATCATGGTACAATGAAAGAAATGAAACTATATAATACCCTCACGCGCAGCCTTGACGAATTTACGCCAATGTCGCCAGACCGAGTAACGCTCTACACCTGCGGGCCAACGGTATACGATTATCTTCACGTCGGCAACTGGGCAGCCTACGTTTATTGGGATACGCTGGTGCGCGTGCTGAAATTTAACGGATACGAGGTTGAGCGCGTGATGAATATCACCGACGTCGGGCATTTAGTAAGCGACGCCGACGACGGTGAAGACAAACTAGAGAAGGGGGCGCGGCGCGACGGCAAAACCGCTTGGGAAATTGCCGAGCATTACACCGAGGCATTTGTGCGCGGCATGCACGAGTTCGGACTTACTCCGCCAGAGCATATGGTGCGCGCAACGGATTTCATTCCGCAGCAATTAGCACTCGTCCGCACGCTAAAAGAGAAGGGCTATACGTATCAAACCAGCGACGGGATTTATTTTGACACGAGCAAGTTCCCGCGCTACGCAGATTTCGCACAATTAGATTTAGCGGCGCAAAAAGCCGGCGCGCGCGTTGAGGCTAATAGCGGAAAACGCCAGCCGTGGGATTTTGCGCTGTGGAAATTTACCGAGCCGGGCAAACGCCGCGATATGGAGTGGGAAACTCCAGAAGATTTACTTGATTCACACGGGCGCGAAACGCCCGGGGTGGCAAGTAGAGTGGCAGGCACAGTTATGGGCTTCCCGGGTTGGCATTTGGAGTGCAGCACCATGGCGATGGAGCTGCTTGGACAAACGATTGACATCCACACCGGCGGTATTGACCACATTCCCGTGCACCACACCAACGAGATCGCCCAGAGTGAGGCGGCTAGCGGCGTACAATTTGCGCGGTATTGGCTGCACTGCAATCACCTGAAAATTGACGGCGGCAAAATCAGTAAGTCGCTCGGTAACGGCTATACAATGACTCACCTAAAAGAACGCGGCTTCACGGCAATGGATTTACGCATGTTTATTCTGCAAAGCCATTACCAAAGCGAAGGAAATTTCTCATTTGACATTCTAGCGGCTGCGCGCAACCGTTTGAAGAATTGGCGCGATGTCGCCTGCCTGCGCCATCAAATTCACGACCGCCTAAACGACGACACAGAGCGCAATGACGCGCCGCAGTATTTATCGCCACAGGCTGCGATCGGCGCAATGCGCGAAGCGCTCAACAATAATCTGAACACACCAGAAGCGCTTAGTATTATCGACGAGTCGTTTTCGAGCATTAGCCAACGGCCACTTGACACAATTTACCGCACGGGATTAGTAGAACTATTGCAAACAATTGACGATGTGCTCGGGCTCCAGCTGCTTGATTCAACGCCAGATATCAACGACGATGCTAAGCAGCTACTGGTAGAACGCCGACGCGCACGCGACAATAAAAATTGGGCGCACTCTGATAAGTTACGCGACCAGCTCAAAGCACAGGGAATCATCGTGCGCGACACGGCGCACGATACAATTTGGACGTACGCATGAAAACGATATTATTCTGATGACGCAGCTTTTTTGAGCTTGCTCGCTAGCTTACCGAGCACCGGCTTGTCGTGTTTACTTTCTTCACGCTTAGCTTTGGCGCGCTCAAGGTAGTCGTCAAGGAACACTTTGATTGTACCGGCAATTGGGATAGCAATGAAACCGCCAGCGACACCCGCAACATACAGACCAACCGTCACCGCTGTCAGAACCATCAGAGCTGATAGCTCGACTTTCTTAGACTGAATCGCCGGCGAGATGAAGTTATTCTCAATCTGCTGGTACACAACGAAAAATACCGCGTAGGCGATACCCGCCGGCACATTGTTAAACGCCAAAAGCAGCGTGACAAGCACGCCGGCAATCGTCGCGCCAAACATTGGAATCAGAGACAGTACAAACACGATTAAAATTGTCGGCATAACCAAATTTGCGTCAATCGCCGGCACAAATAGACTAATACCGAATACAAATGCACCTGCTACTAATGAACCAATACCGGAAACTATCAACTGCCCGGCAACATAGCCGGTAATAACATTGTAGATGCGTCCAACAAGCCGTTTATGATGCTCCATGCGCGCTTGATTATCATACAGACCCCAAACGCGCCGCATCCACTCCGGCCCCTCGAGCAGCATCAAAAACGACAAGACAATAACCAAGAATAATGAGGTCACAAACGACGCCAGCGAGCCAACACTGCCAATAATGCTACCGCTTAGATCAGTCGCCCAGTGGGATGCTTGCGTTCTGATTGACTCCAAAACTGAGTTTACTTGCTCGCGCATGCTATGCTCGTCAATAAACCGATTGACACCGTGCCACTGCGTGCTCGCCTGATCGATAATCCCGGGCACCGACTCGGCAAACTTCGCCGTCTGCTGCACGATTGGCGGCACCACAAACCACACGACACAAAATAAAAACACGACGAGCAGCGTAAATGCGAGCGCTGTACCGCCCAACCGGCTTTTGCCGGGAATGAGCTTTGCCAGCCGCGCCACTGGACGATTGAGCGCAAGCGCCAAAAACAGCGCCGTGCCCAAAATAACCAGCGCTGTCTGCGCTAAATAAATTGTTAGCCCCGCTAGGCCAAAACCAATCACCACAAGCCAAAAACGAATAAACGTTTTTGTGTCAATTTCAATCTGTACCTTCATGCCTATTAGTATAGCGCAATCATTCAGATTGCGCACCCGATCTAGTATACTATGCTTATGGCTTTCTACACAAAATCAGTAAAACAAACACTCGACGATCTCCAAACAACAAGCGGCGGATTGTCGGCAATTGAATCAAAACAGCGGCTACGGCAATACGGGCCAAATTCAATAAAATTACGCACCGAGCCGCTCTGGCGCAAACTGCTTGAACCGTTCTTATCAGTCTTTATGGCGGTGCTTGTCGTAGCAATTGGCATCAGCCTGTGGCATCGGTCGTATTTTGACGCAGCCATTATCGGCGCAATCATATTAATGAATGCTCTGATTTATTACGTGCAGCGGTTTTCAACCGAGCGGATTTTACGTTCGTTGCAAAAGCGATCCACAGTGAAAGTTGAGGTGCTGCGCAAAGATAAAAGCGTCACAGTCGACGCTGTCAACATTGTACCGGGTGATGTCATTGTACTGGACGAAGGAGACAAGATTCCTGCCGATGCCCGCATTATTGAAGCGCGGTCGTTTCGCGTCGACGAGTCGCAGCTAACGGGCGAATCGCTGCCAATTTCAAAACAAGTTGAAACGCTTGGCACCGACCGGCAAATCTACGAACAATCAAACATGGTCTTCCAGGGGTCATTCGTTATCGGCGGCGAAGCGCGTGCCGTCGTCGTAGCGACAGGCAACAACACTGAATTTGGGCGGCTGAGCGACTTGTCGGCGACGAGCGAAGAAGTTAATCCAGTCGAAAGGAAAATCGATACGCTTATCACACAGATCGTTATCGTCATTAGTCTCGTTGCACTCGTCACAATGGGGCTAGCGCTGTGGCGCGGAATCGCATGGGATGAAGCGCTACGATTCGTGATCGCGCTGAGCGTGAGCGCTGTGCCTGAGAACTTACCAATTGCAATTTCAATTATCCTGGTTCTCGCTATGCAGCGAATGGCACGACGTAAAGCATTGGTACGCACAATGGGATCAATTGAATCAATTGGCGCAATTACAACTATTGCTACCGATAAAACTGGTACGCTTACGCACAATAAACTGTCAGTACAAGAATTATGGCATCCGCGCAACCAACGTAAATGCACATTACAGACTTTGGCGGATGCAATCGTACCACACACGCGGCACAGCGTCGCCGATCCGCTTGATACAGCATTTCGCTCGTTTATCGCAAAAAATCCGCCGGCAAACGTTCGTAAACCAGTAAAGGCGTATCAATTCGAACATGCTTTAGCGCTGAGCGGTGCGCTGTATCATAACGGCGCACAGTACGCACTAGCACTCAAGGGCGCGCCTGAGCAGCTAATTGAACGCTGTAACTTAACTGAAGGCGAGCGCGAACGCGCCACTATTGAACTGCACCATCTAACGGGGCTTGGATTTCGCGTGATTGCGCTCGGGCACGCAACGCTTAAGAAGCCGCTGGAATCACTTGAGGAAATATCGCCGCGCCAGCGTATCACGTTTGACGGATTCGTCGCTATCGCCGACACGCTCCGTGCGGAAGCAAAAAGTGCTATTGCCACCGCGCAGGCCGCCGGCATTACCGTGCGCATGATTACCGGTGACCATTTTGAAACAGCATATCATATTGGCAGGGAGCTAGGGCTCGTACATCATCGCAGCGAGGTGTTTGATAGCCGCCAAATGAGTATGATGTCCGACGATGACCTTGCTGAACGCCTAAAAACCATTCGCGTCTGCGCGCGCGTACTGCCAGAGTATAAGCACCGCATCTTAGAAATTCTCAAGCAACATGATATTACCGCTATGACAGGCGATGGCGTCAACGACATCCCTGCACTCACGAACGCACATGTCGGCGTCGCAATGGGCTCGGGCGCACAAATTGCCAAAGATGCAGGCGACATCATTCTGCTTGACAATAATTTCCAGTCGATCGTGTCAGCAATTCATGAAGGGCGTACCGTATACGCTAATATCAAACGCATGGTAACGTATTTACTGTCGACAAATCTAGGCGAGGTGCTCGTGTCGCTCGGATCGCTCATCGTTGGGTTGCCGCTGCCGCTCACGCCAGTACAGATCTTGTGGATCAACATTGTCACTGATAGCGCAATGGTTATTCCGATCGGTATGGAGCCAGGCGAAGCACGCAATATGAAGCAACCGCCTAAACCCGCCAACGCGCCGTTGCTCAGTACGTTTATGATTTCGCGAATCATCATCATGGCGCTCCTAATGGCAGTGCTTGTGCTGACACTCTACGCGCTGTTTGACCATTGGCATGGTGCTGGCTATGCGCGCACAGTCGCATTTTGCGCGCTTGCAACAGTGCAGTGGGCAGGCGCGTTTGAGGCTCGCAGCGATTACGAGTCGCTCTTCCGGCGCATTAAAAAGCGCAATACGCCGTTCCTCGTCGGGTTGCTCGTCGCGGTCGGGCTGCAGCTCATCGCAATCGCAAGTCCATTTGCTCCCTACTTGCACGTTGCACCGATTGCTGCTACCGACTTCGCCGCCGCAACAACAGTCGCATTCGTCCTGCCGATTATCGTATTAGAGCTGCACAAATGGTTCGGGCGCACATTCCTCGGCAAGCGCCCGGAGTTAAATTAAGTATATGGGAAGTGAGACAATATAACTAAAGTAGTGGTATGATGCACATCTAGGAGACGTACATTTGGCAGTCGCAAATTCAGTAGACAAAGTATTATCATTAACGACATCGAGAGACATTAGGGGGCTAGGGTTTCGGGCTATCGCTAGGCGTCGATAAAAATAGTATTCGAGATGCTTCTACAGAAATGAGCCACCCGTAATAGTCACTTTTCACCAATGTGGTTGACGGAGCATCAACCACTAGAGAAAGGGGCGTCATGTCCGTAAGGATTATGGCTGGGGAGATCATACGGGAGGTCGGTCACGTAGTAGCCGTTAAAGGATTCGTGGAAGCAGTTAGGGTGCACAAGAGTGTACAGTTCGTCATTATCCGCGGCTCCACTGGCAAGGTTCAGGTTACACATCTGAAGTCTAAGAGTGAGCTGCTTGCTCAACTGATCGAACAGCTCACTCCCGAGTCTGCAGTCATCGTCACGGGTAAGGTAATCAAGGCGCCTCAGGTCAAACTGGGCGGCATCGAGATTACCCCGACAGCGATTGAAGTTGCAAACTTCGCCGAGCCTCTGCCTATCCAGGCAGGAGCATCACTTGAGGTACGCATGGATCACCGTCAGGTTAGCTTGCGCTCTCCCGAGAGCCAGTTGATCTTGCAGGTTCAGACGACGCTCGAGCGAGCCATGCGCCAATTTTGGGCGGAGCGCGGATTCGTCGAGATCCATTCACCGAAGCTTCTTAGTACAGCTAGCGAGTCCGGGGCAGAGTTGTTCTCTCTACCGTACTTCGGTCGAACGGCCTACCTGGCCCAGTCACCGCAGTTCTACAAGCAGCTGGCGATTGCTGGTGGCTTTGAAGGCGTCTTCGAAATCGGTCCGGTATTCCGAGCTAACCCGTCGCACACTTCCCGTCATGACACTGAGTTTACATCAGTAGACACGGAGTTCGCGTGGGTAGAGTCGCACGAGACAGTGATGAAGTTTGAGGAGCAGTTCCTCGCTTTCATTCTGGGTGTCGTTGCCGAAAGGCACGGCACCGAACTTGAGGCGATCTTCGGAACGACACTTGAAGCGCCAACAACTCCGTTCCCGCGGATCACGCTGAGCGAAGCACGTAAGTGGCTCGCAAGGCTGGGTCACGAAATCACAGAGAAGGCGGACCTCGACCCTGAGGGAGAGCGTCTGCTCTATCGTCTGATCGCCGAGAAGTACGGTCACGAGTTCGTTTTTGTAACCGACTATCCGGCCGAGGTACGCGCGTTCTACCACATGCGCCACCCTGACACTAGCGTGACCAAAAGCTTTGACCTTCTGTGGAAGGGGCTTGAGGTCACGACAGGTGCTCAGCGTGAGCA
This portion of the TM7 phylum sp. oral taxon 349 genome encodes:
- a CDS encoding tRNA-dihydrouridine synthase, with the protein product MKSFWDKLPQPFFALAPMEAVTDVVFRHVVQRAGAPDVFFTEFANATGWVHAGDKAIAGRLLKTGDEHPLVAQIWGGEPGDMEQFAAHCARLGFDGIDINMGCPAKSAIKSGGAALIRRPDVAVAAIHAAKAAGLPVSVKTRLGYTHVNEWREWLQILLEQNIVNLTIHLRTKKEMSKVPAHYELIDDIVALRNAVAPHTLLTINGDIRDREHGLALVSEHPGVNGIMIGRGVFANPFCFAANDAGCLHSQNNLEQNETISTNNDSAVIWCAELFSLLSYHLDLFDRYQPQTGRPFETLKRFFKIYIKGFDGAKELRDQLMHTVSTDEVRQILHPHSTA
- a CDS encoding cysteine--tRNA ligase, which gives rise to MKLYNTLTRSLDEFTPMSPDRVTLYTCGPTVYDYLHVGNWAAYVYWDTLVRVLKFNGYEVERVMNITDVGHLVSDADDGEDKLEKGARRDGKTAWEIAEHYTEAFVRGMHEFGLTPPEHMVRATDFIPQQLALVRTLKEKGYTYQTSDGIYFDTSKFPRYADFAQLDLAAQKAGARVEANSGKRQPWDFALWKFTEPGKRRDMEWETPEDLLDSHGRETPGVASRVAGTVMGFPGWHLECSTMAMELLGQTIDIHTGGIDHIPVHHTNEIAQSEAASGVQFARYWLHCNHLKIDGGKISKSLGNGYTMTHLKERGFTAMDLRMFILQSHYQSEGNFSFDILAAARNRLKNWRDVACLRHQIHDRLNDDTERNDAPQYLSPQAAIGAMREALNNNLNTPEALSIIDESFSSISQRPLDTIYRTGLVELLQTIDDVLGLQLLDSTPDINDDAKQLLVERRRARDNKNWAHSDKLRDQLKAQGIIVRDTAHDTIWTYA
- the aspS gene encoding aspartate--tRNA(Asn) ligase; its protein translation is MSVRIMAGEIIREVGHVVAVKGFVEAVRVHKSVQFVIIRGSTGKVQVTHLKSKSELLAQLIEQLTPESAVIVTGKVIKAPQVKLGGIEITPTAIEVANFAEPLPIQAGASLEVRMDHRQVSLRSPESQLILQVQTTLERAMRQFWAERGFVEIHSPKLLSTASESGAELFSLPYFGRTAYLAQSPQFYKQLAIAGGFEGVFEIGPVFRANPSHTSRHDTEFTSVDTEFAWVESHETVMKFEEQFLAFILGVVAERHGTELEAIFGTTLEAPTTPFPRITLSEARKWLARLGHEITEKADLDPEGERLLYRLIAEKYGHEFVFVTDYPAEVRAFYHMRHPDTSVTKSFDLLWKGLEVTTGAQREHRYEQLVKQAKEKGYTLAPLEDYFNFFRYGCPPHGGFGIGLTRLLMCITGLSNVREATFLYRGINRLTP
- a CDS encoding AI-2E family transporter, whose protein sequence is MKVQIEIDTKTFIRFWLVVIGFGLAGLTIYLAQTALVILGTALFLALALNRPVARLAKLIPGKSRLGGTALAFTLLVVFLFCVVWFVVPPIVQQTAKFAESVPGIIDQASTQWHGVNRFIDEHSMREQVNSVLESIRTQASHWATDLSGSIIGSVGSLASFVTSLFLVIVLSFLMLLEGPEWMRRVWGLYDNQARMEHHKRLVGRIYNVITGYVAGQLIVSGIGSLVAGAFVFGISLFVPAIDANLVMPTILIVFVLSLIPMFGATIAGVLVTLLLAFNNVPAGIAYAVFFVVYQQIENNFISPAIQSKKVELSALMVLTAVTVGLYVAGVAGGFIAIPIAGTIKVFLDDYLERAKAKREESKHDKPVLGKLASKLKKAASSE
- a CDS encoding cation-transporting P-type ATPase, whose product is MAFYTKSVKQTLDDLQTTSGGLSAIESKQRLRQYGPNSIKLRTEPLWRKLLEPFLSVFMAVLVVAIGISLWHRSYFDAAIIGAIILMNALIYYVQRFSTERILRSLQKRSTVKVEVLRKDKSVTVDAVNIVPGDVIVLDEGDKIPADARIIEARSFRVDESQLTGESLPISKQVETLGTDRQIYEQSNMVFQGSFVIGGEARAVVVATGNNTEFGRLSDLSATSEEVNPVERKIDTLITQIVIVISLVALVTMGLALWRGIAWDEALRFVIALSVSAVPENLPIAISIILVLAMQRMARRKALVRTMGSIESIGAITTIATDKTGTLTHNKLSVQELWHPRNQRKCTLQTLADAIVPHTRHSVADPLDTAFRSFIAKNPPANVRKPVKAYQFEHALALSGALYHNGAQYALALKGAPEQLIERCNLTEGERERATIELHHLTGLGFRVIALGHATLKKPLESLEEISPRQRITFDGFVAIADTLRAEAKSAIATAQAAGITVRMITGDHFETAYHIGRELGLVHHRSEVFDSRQMSMMSDDDLAERLKTIRVCARVLPEYKHRILEILKQHDITAMTGDGVNDIPALTNAHVGVAMGSGAQIAKDAGDIILLDNNFQSIVSAIHEGRTVYANIKRMVTYLLSTNLGEVLVSLGSLIVGLPLPLTPVQILWINIVTDSAMVIPIGMEPGEARNMKQPPKPANAPLLSTFMISRIIIMALLMAVLVLTLYALFDHWHGAGYARTVAFCALATVQWAGAFEARSDYESLFRRIKKRNTPFLVGLLVAVGLQLIAIASPFAPYLHVAPIAATDFAAATTVAFVLPIIVLELHKWFGRTFLGKRPELN